The following proteins are encoded in a genomic region of Micropterus dolomieu isolate WLL.071019.BEF.003 ecotype Adirondacks linkage group LG04, ASM2129224v1, whole genome shotgun sequence:
- the fgf8b gene encoding fibroblast growth factor 8b: MKQYLNYYKMRLRTSRLGYLLIQFTALCFYAQNTVQSPPNFKHHVTEQSRLSDRMSRRLTRTYQLYSRTSGKHVQVLANKRVNANGDDGAVHAKLEVETDSFGSRIRIKGVKTGYYICMNKRGKLIGKRKGRGKDCIFTEIVLENNYTALQNAKYEGWYMAFTRKGRPRKASKTKQHQREAHFMKRLPRGHLLSEKRPFDVLPLAVPMHPFSKRTKHSHHQRTGGH, encoded by the exons ATGAAGCAATATTTGAACTATTACAAGATGAGGCTGAGAACATCGAGGTTAGGTTATCT GTTAATTCAGTTCACGGCGCTTTGCTTTTACGCACAG AACACTGTGCAGTCTCCTCCAAATTTCAAGCACCATGTTACCGAGCAGAGCCGGCTGTCGGACCGGATGAGCCGCAGGTTGACACGAACCTACCAGCTGTACAGCCGCACCAGCGGGAAGCATGTCCAGGTCCTGGCCAACAAGAGGGTCAACGCCAACGGAGACGACGGAGCGGTGCACG CTAAACTGGAGGTGGAGACGGACTCTTTTGGAAGTCGCATTCGCATTAAAGGGGTGAAGACAGGATACTACATATGTATGAACAAGAGGGGGAAGCTGATCGGCAAG CGGAAAGGACGAGGCAAAGACTGCATCTTCACAGAGATTGTTCTGGAAAACAACTACACAGCACTCCAGAACGCCAAGTACGAAGGCTGGTACATGGCTTTCACACGCAAGGGCCGTCCGAGGAAGGCCTCCAAGACCAAGCAGCACCAGAGGGAGGCCCACTTCATGAAGCGTCTACCCAGGGGGCACTTGCTGAGCGAGAAGAGACCATTTGATGTCCTTCCTCTGGCTGTCCCCATGCACCCTTTCAGCAAGCGGACTAAACATTCCCATCACCAGCGCACAGGGGGCCACTGA
- the dpcd gene encoding protein DPCD isoform X2 → MAEEYDLKTDELTVRKWRHKSPLGAQGQWQVEVGEPLADPVTSLDPEVIKESCSNPVFTRKDTKTSFQWRIRNLPYHKDVFSVSVEPSERCIIIKTSNKKYYKKFVVPDLDRSQLPLDSSAISFTHSNNTLIVSYKKPKEILTLEQELLKELKKLKGTGEGDVDCKTQ, encoded by the exons ATGGCAGAAGAGTATGACTTGAAAACAGATGAGCTCACTG TACGAAAGTGGCGTCATAAAAGCCCCCTTGGAGCTCAGGGCCAATGGCAGGTAGAGGTTGGGGAGCCACTTGCAGACCCTGTCACTTCTTTGGATCCGGAGGTGATCAAGGAGAGCTGCTCCAAT CCTGTGTTCACGCGCAAAGACACAAAGACCAGCTTTCAGTGGAGAATCCGCAACCTTCCCTACCACAAAGATGTCTTCAGTGTTTCTGTGGAGCCGTCTGAGAGATGCATCATCATAAAAACCtcaaacaaaaa GTATTATAAGAAGTTTGTTGTTCCTGATTTAGATCGCAGTCAGCTACCATTGGACAGCTCTGCAATCAGCTTCACTCACTCCAACAACACTTTAATTGTCAGC TACAAGAAACCCAAGGAGATCTTAACCCTTGAACAGGAGCTACTGAAGGAGCTGAAGAAACTGAAGGGGACTGGTGAAGGGGATGTCGATTGCAAAACTCAGTGA
- the dpcd gene encoding protein DPCD isoform X1, with the protein MAVKSWIDILKSSKKTALIHDGKRKIHYLFTDGKEMAEEYDLKTDELTVRKWRHKSPLGAQGQWQVEVGEPLADPVTSLDPEVIKESCSNPVFTRKDTKTSFQWRIRNLPYHKDVFSVSVEPSERCIIIKTSNKKYYKKFVVPDLDRSQLPLDSSAISFTHSNNTLIVSYKKPKEILTLEQELLKELKKLKGTGEGDVDCKTQ; encoded by the exons atggctgtgaaaAGCTGGATTGATATCCTAAAATCGTCAAAGAAAACAGCTTTGATACACGATG GAAAAAGAAAGATCCACTACCTCTTTACAGATGGAAAAGAAATGGCAGAAGAGTATGACTTGAAAACAGATGAGCTCACTG TACGAAAGTGGCGTCATAAAAGCCCCCTTGGAGCTCAGGGCCAATGGCAGGTAGAGGTTGGGGAGCCACTTGCAGACCCTGTCACTTCTTTGGATCCGGAGGTGATCAAGGAGAGCTGCTCCAAT CCTGTGTTCACGCGCAAAGACACAAAGACCAGCTTTCAGTGGAGAATCCGCAACCTTCCCTACCACAAAGATGTCTTCAGTGTTTCTGTGGAGCCGTCTGAGAGATGCATCATCATAAAAACCtcaaacaaaaa GTATTATAAGAAGTTTGTTGTTCCTGATTTAGATCGCAGTCAGCTACCATTGGACAGCTCTGCAATCAGCTTCACTCACTCCAACAACACTTTAATTGTCAGC TACAAGAAACCCAAGGAGATCTTAACCCTTGAACAGGAGCTACTGAAGGAGCTGAAGAAACTGAAGGGGACTGGTGAAGGGGATGTCGATTGCAAAACTCAGTGA
- the poll gene encoding DNA polymerase lambda isoform X2, protein MFVLYCFPACIWLHSGLWFHPPERGSLAPPLRDKMECRHGIMKAFPKVKRAKALHGKDAPPVKKKPDECDVTGNTFNGVTVYILPAGIGNARYQIFQRQIQQNGGQTESSLCPSVTHVVVDDNMNIDRALRLMKVDCMPSGVHLLKCTWLSLCISEKQMLDVDSYSLLLPKRESETRHENIKEELPNVKPSVQPVSDQNNQEETIDMTVPDTKEEVQGEEDGVSQSDLEALITGQHPKEETPGPSLEPGPDSAAQKLVSGKWVCAQSSQSKNHNFNKHITDKLEVLAKAYTHQGDKWRALGYSKAINALKSYHKPITSYQEACQIPGIGKRMADKIDEIMESGHLRKLDHIGEAVPVLELFSNIWGAGVKTAQLWYQQVRDATQAIDPQLVAMACGSYRRRKATCGDVDVLITHPDGKSHKGVFSKVLQSLHDSGFLTDDLVSHEENGEQKKYMGVCRLPGPGHRHRRLDIIVVPYNEFACALMYFTGSAHFNRSMRALAKTKNMSLSEHSLNKDVVRHGNLKMYGGTPLSTLTEEDVFSLLGIPYRQAHERDW, encoded by the exons atgtttgtattgtattgttttccGGCGTGCATATGGTTACATTCAGGGCTCTGGTTCCATCCACCAGAACGGGG GTCACTGGCGCCCCCTTTAAGAGACAAGATGGAGTGTCGTCACGGGATTATGAAAGCATTCCCGAAAGTTAAAAGAGCCAAAGCGTTACACGGAAAGGATGCTCCCCCAGTAAAGAAGAAACCTGATGAATGTGATGTGACAG GAAACACTTTTAATGGTGTCACTGTGTACATCCTGCCTGCTGGAATAGGAAATGCCAGATACCAGATCTTCCAAAGACAAATTCAGCAGAATGGAGGACAGACGGAGAGTTCACTGTGTCCCAGTGTCACTCATGTTGTTGTGGATGACAACATGAATATCGACAGGGCTCTGCGCTTAATGAAAGTAGATTGCATGCCCTCAGGAGTCCACCTGCTGAAATGTACTTGGTTGAGCCTGTGCATCAGTGAGAAACAAATGCTGGATGTTGACAGCTACAGCCTTCTTCTACCCAAGAG GGAATCTGAAACACGTCATGAAAATATTAAAGAAGAGTTGCCAAATGTCAAGCCATCTGTGCAGCCAGTGTCGGATCAAAACAATCAAGAGGAGACCATAGACATG ACAGTCCCAGACACCAAAGAGGAAGTGCAAGGAGAGGAAGACGGGGTCTCTCAGAGTGATCTGGAAGCTCTCATCACTGGCCAGCACCCCAAAGAGGAGACTCCCGGCCCCAGTCTTGAACCTGGTCCAGACTCAGCAGCTCAGAAGCTGGTCTCAGGGAAGTGGGTCTGTGCCCAGTCCTCTCAATCCAAAAATCACAACTTCAACAAGCACATCACAGACAAACTAGAAGTCCTGGCAAAGGCGTACACACACCAGGGGGACAAGTGGAGGGCACTGGGCTACTCTAAAGCTATAAACGCACTGAAGAGTTACCATAAGCCTATTACATCATATCAG GAGGCTTGTCAGATCCCAGGAATTGGAAAACGCATGGCCGACAAAATTGATGAGATCATGGAAAGCGGCCACCTGCGAAAGCTAGATCACATTGGAGAGGCTGTGCCTGTGTTGGAGCTCTTTAGTAACATCTGGGGTGCAGGAGTTAAAACTGCACAGTTGTGGTACCAACAG GTGAGGGATGCTACCCAGGCCATAGACCCACAGCTGGTGGCGATGGCATGTGGCTCCTACCGACGGAGAAAGGCCACATGTGGAGATGTTGACGTACTTATAACTCATCCTGATGGCAAGTCCCACAAGGGCGTTTTCAGCAAAGTACTGCAGAGCCTCCATGACAGTG GGTTTTTGACGGATGACCTGGTGAGCCACGAGGAGAATGGAGAGCAGAAGAAATACATGGGTGTGTGCCGTTTGCCAGGACCCGGCCACCGCCATCGCAGGCTGGACATCATTGTAGTGCCCTACAATGAGTTTGCCTGTGCTCTCATGTATTTCACCGGGTCGGCACACTTCAACCGCTCAATGAGAGCCCTggcaaagacaaaaaacatgaGTTTATCAGAGCACTCATTGAACAAAGATGTGGTGCGCCATGGTAACTTGAAGATGTATGGCGGCACTCCACTTTCTACACTGACAGAGGAGGATGTTTTTAGTCTTTTAGGCATACCGTACAGGCAGGCTCATGAAAGGGACTGGTGA
- the poll gene encoding DNA polymerase lambda isoform X3: protein MFVLYCFPACIWLHSGLWFHPPERGSLAPPLRDKMECRHGIMKAFPKVKRAKALHGKDAPPVKKKPDECDVTGNTFNGVTVYILPAGIGNARYQIFQRQIQQNGGQTESSLCPSVTHVVVDDNMNIDRALRLMKVDCMPSGVHLLKCTWLSLCISEKQMLDVDSYSLLLPKRESETRHENIKEELPNVKPSVQPVSDQNNQEETIDMTVPDTKEEVQGEEDGVSQSDLEALITGQHPKEETPGPSLEPGPDSAAQKLVSGKWEACQIPGIGKRMADKIDEIMESGHLRKLDHIGEAVPVLELFSNIWGAGVKTAQLWYQQGFRTLEDIRTKAHLSNTQKIGLKHYNDFLDRMPREEAAAIEKVVRDATQAIDPQLVAMACGSYRRRKATCGDVDVLITHPDGKSHKGVFSKVLQSLHDSGFLTDDLVSHEENGEQKKYMGVCRLPGPGHRHRRLDIIVVPYNEFACALMYFTGSAHFNRSMRALAKTKNMSLSEHSLNKDVVRHGNLKMYGGTPLSTLTEEDVFSLLGIPYRQAHERDW from the exons atgtttgtattgtattgttttccGGCGTGCATATGGTTACATTCAGGGCTCTGGTTCCATCCACCAGAACGGGG GTCACTGGCGCCCCCTTTAAGAGACAAGATGGAGTGTCGTCACGGGATTATGAAAGCATTCCCGAAAGTTAAAAGAGCCAAAGCGTTACACGGAAAGGATGCTCCCCCAGTAAAGAAGAAACCTGATGAATGTGATGTGACAG GAAACACTTTTAATGGTGTCACTGTGTACATCCTGCCTGCTGGAATAGGAAATGCCAGATACCAGATCTTCCAAAGACAAATTCAGCAGAATGGAGGACAGACGGAGAGTTCACTGTGTCCCAGTGTCACTCATGTTGTTGTGGATGACAACATGAATATCGACAGGGCTCTGCGCTTAATGAAAGTAGATTGCATGCCCTCAGGAGTCCACCTGCTGAAATGTACTTGGTTGAGCCTGTGCATCAGTGAGAAACAAATGCTGGATGTTGACAGCTACAGCCTTCTTCTACCCAAGAG GGAATCTGAAACACGTCATGAAAATATTAAAGAAGAGTTGCCAAATGTCAAGCCATCTGTGCAGCCAGTGTCGGATCAAAACAATCAAGAGGAGACCATAGACATG ACAGTCCCAGACACCAAAGAGGAAGTGCAAGGAGAGGAAGACGGGGTCTCTCAGAGTGATCTGGAAGCTCTCATCACTGGCCAGCACCCCAAAGAGGAGACTCCCGGCCCCAGTCTTGAACCTGGTCCAGACTCAGCAGCTCAGAAGCTGGTCTCAGGGAAGTGG GAGGCTTGTCAGATCCCAGGAATTGGAAAACGCATGGCCGACAAAATTGATGAGATCATGGAAAGCGGCCACCTGCGAAAGCTAGATCACATTGGAGAGGCTGTGCCTGTGTTGGAGCTCTTTAGTAACATCTGGGGTGCAGGAGTTAAAACTGCACAGTTGTGGTACCAACAG GGATTTCGCACATTGGAGGATATCCGCACAAAAGCTCACCTGAGCAACACTCAGAAAATAGGACTCAAGCACTACAATGACTTTCTAGACCGAATGCCtagagaagaagcagcagccaTAGAGAAAGTG GTGAGGGATGCTACCCAGGCCATAGACCCACAGCTGGTGGCGATGGCATGTGGCTCCTACCGACGGAGAAAGGCCACATGTGGAGATGTTGACGTACTTATAACTCATCCTGATGGCAAGTCCCACAAGGGCGTTTTCAGCAAAGTACTGCAGAGCCTCCATGACAGTG GGTTTTTGACGGATGACCTGGTGAGCCACGAGGAGAATGGAGAGCAGAAGAAATACATGGGTGTGTGCCGTTTGCCAGGACCCGGCCACCGCCATCGCAGGCTGGACATCATTGTAGTGCCCTACAATGAGTTTGCCTGTGCTCTCATGTATTTCACCGGGTCGGCACACTTCAACCGCTCAATGAGAGCCCTggcaaagacaaaaaacatgaGTTTATCAGAGCACTCATTGAACAAAGATGTGGTGCGCCATGGTAACTTGAAGATGTATGGCGGCACTCCACTTTCTACACTGACAGAGGAGGATGTTTTTAGTCTTTTAGGCATACCGTACAGGCAGGCTCATGAAAGGGACTGGTGA
- the poll gene encoding DNA polymerase lambda isoform X1: MFVLYCFPACIWLHSGLWFHPPERGSLAPPLRDKMECRHGIMKAFPKVKRAKALHGKDAPPVKKKPDECDVTGNTFNGVTVYILPAGIGNARYQIFQRQIQQNGGQTESSLCPSVTHVVVDDNMNIDRALRLMKVDCMPSGVHLLKCTWLSLCISEKQMLDVDSYSLLLPKRESETRHENIKEELPNVKPSVQPVSDQNNQEETIDMTVPDTKEEVQGEEDGVSQSDLEALITGQHPKEETPGPSLEPGPDSAAQKLVSGKWVCAQSSQSKNHNFNKHITDKLEVLAKAYTHQGDKWRALGYSKAINALKSYHKPITSYQEACQIPGIGKRMADKIDEIMESGHLRKLDHIGEAVPVLELFSNIWGAGVKTAQLWYQQGFRTLEDIRTKAHLSNTQKIGLKHYNDFLDRMPREEAAAIEKVVRDATQAIDPQLVAMACGSYRRRKATCGDVDVLITHPDGKSHKGVFSKVLQSLHDSGFLTDDLVSHEENGEQKKYMGVCRLPGPGHRHRRLDIIVVPYNEFACALMYFTGSAHFNRSMRALAKTKNMSLSEHSLNKDVVRHGNLKMYGGTPLSTLTEEDVFSLLGIPYRQAHERDW, translated from the exons atgtttgtattgtattgttttccGGCGTGCATATGGTTACATTCAGGGCTCTGGTTCCATCCACCAGAACGGGG GTCACTGGCGCCCCCTTTAAGAGACAAGATGGAGTGTCGTCACGGGATTATGAAAGCATTCCCGAAAGTTAAAAGAGCCAAAGCGTTACACGGAAAGGATGCTCCCCCAGTAAAGAAGAAACCTGATGAATGTGATGTGACAG GAAACACTTTTAATGGTGTCACTGTGTACATCCTGCCTGCTGGAATAGGAAATGCCAGATACCAGATCTTCCAAAGACAAATTCAGCAGAATGGAGGACAGACGGAGAGTTCACTGTGTCCCAGTGTCACTCATGTTGTTGTGGATGACAACATGAATATCGACAGGGCTCTGCGCTTAATGAAAGTAGATTGCATGCCCTCAGGAGTCCACCTGCTGAAATGTACTTGGTTGAGCCTGTGCATCAGTGAGAAACAAATGCTGGATGTTGACAGCTACAGCCTTCTTCTACCCAAGAG GGAATCTGAAACACGTCATGAAAATATTAAAGAAGAGTTGCCAAATGTCAAGCCATCTGTGCAGCCAGTGTCGGATCAAAACAATCAAGAGGAGACCATAGACATG ACAGTCCCAGACACCAAAGAGGAAGTGCAAGGAGAGGAAGACGGGGTCTCTCAGAGTGATCTGGAAGCTCTCATCACTGGCCAGCACCCCAAAGAGGAGACTCCCGGCCCCAGTCTTGAACCTGGTCCAGACTCAGCAGCTCAGAAGCTGGTCTCAGGGAAGTGGGTCTGTGCCCAGTCCTCTCAATCCAAAAATCACAACTTCAACAAGCACATCACAGACAAACTAGAAGTCCTGGCAAAGGCGTACACACACCAGGGGGACAAGTGGAGGGCACTGGGCTACTCTAAAGCTATAAACGCACTGAAGAGTTACCATAAGCCTATTACATCATATCAG GAGGCTTGTCAGATCCCAGGAATTGGAAAACGCATGGCCGACAAAATTGATGAGATCATGGAAAGCGGCCACCTGCGAAAGCTAGATCACATTGGAGAGGCTGTGCCTGTGTTGGAGCTCTTTAGTAACATCTGGGGTGCAGGAGTTAAAACTGCACAGTTGTGGTACCAACAG GGATTTCGCACATTGGAGGATATCCGCACAAAAGCTCACCTGAGCAACACTCAGAAAATAGGACTCAAGCACTACAATGACTTTCTAGACCGAATGCCtagagaagaagcagcagccaTAGAGAAAGTG GTGAGGGATGCTACCCAGGCCATAGACCCACAGCTGGTGGCGATGGCATGTGGCTCCTACCGACGGAGAAAGGCCACATGTGGAGATGTTGACGTACTTATAACTCATCCTGATGGCAAGTCCCACAAGGGCGTTTTCAGCAAAGTACTGCAGAGCCTCCATGACAGTG GGTTTTTGACGGATGACCTGGTGAGCCACGAGGAGAATGGAGAGCAGAAGAAATACATGGGTGTGTGCCGTTTGCCAGGACCCGGCCACCGCCATCGCAGGCTGGACATCATTGTAGTGCCCTACAATGAGTTTGCCTGTGCTCTCATGTATTTCACCGGGTCGGCACACTTCAACCGCTCAATGAGAGCCCTggcaaagacaaaaaacatgaGTTTATCAGAGCACTCATTGAACAAAGATGTGGTGCGCCATGGTAACTTGAAGATGTATGGCGGCACTCCACTTTCTACACTGACAGAGGAGGATGTTTTTAGTCTTTTAGGCATACCGTACAGGCAGGCTCATGAAAGGGACTGGTGA